A part of Apodemus sylvaticus chromosome 19, mApoSyl1.1, whole genome shotgun sequence genomic DNA contains:
- the Tff3 gene encoding trefoil factor 3, with translation METRALWLVLLMILVAGSSGIAAEYVGLSPSQCLVPTDVRVDCGYPSVTSEQCNNRGCCFDSSIPNVPWCFKPLQETECTF, from the exons atggagaccagagccCTCTGGCTAGTGCTGCTGATGATCCTGGTGGCTGGGTCCTCTGGGATAGCTGCGGAGTATGTCGGCCTGT CTCCGAGCCAATGTTTGGTCCCGACGGATGTCAGGGTGGACTGTGGCTACCCGTCTGTCACATCAGAGCAGTGTAACAACCGTGGCTGCTGCTTCGACTCCAGCATCCCAAATGTGCCCTGGTGCTTCAAACCTCTTCAGGAGACAG aatGCACATTTTGA